One region of Kytococcus sedentarius DSM 20547 genomic DNA includes:
- the rsrA gene encoding mycothiol system anti-sigma-R factor: MCHEFVEELYAYLDGEVSEADCAAIQAHLDECGPCMEEYQRDARLKELIRRSCACQPAPTELRRRIVTSIHTSVTVVRRQG; this comes from the coding sequence ATGTGCCACGAGTTCGTCGAGGAGCTGTACGCCTACCTCGACGGTGAGGTGTCCGAGGCGGACTGTGCCGCGATCCAAGCGCACCTCGACGAGTGCGGCCCCTGCATGGAGGAGTACCAGCGCGACGCGCGGCTCAAGGAGCTCATCCGACGCTCCTGCGCCTGCCAGCCGGCGCCCACCGAACTGCGCCGCCGGATCGTCACCTCGATCCACACCAGCGTGACCGTGGTGCGCCGACAGGGCTGA